The sequence below is a genomic window from Oncorhynchus nerka isolate Pitt River linkage group LG7, Oner_Uvic_2.0, whole genome shotgun sequence.
accgttaggcgctacagagggtagtgcgtacggtccagtacatcactggagccaaacttcctgccaaccaggacctatattttatttgatttcacctttatttaaccaggtaagctagttgagaacaagttctcatttgcaactgcgacctggccaagataaagcatagcagttccaCACATACaaatataataggcggtgtcagaggaaagtgcataaaattgtcagagactccagtcaccaagATTAGACTGTTTtcactgctaccgcacggcaaaccgtaccggagcgccaagtcttggaccaaaaggctcctcaacagcttacCCCCATGATATAAGACTGCCAAACAATTAATAAGCCCccccccggtaccccctgtatatagcctcattattcttgtgttactattttattttttacttgagTCTTTTGTAAATATTTCCTCGCCATTTTCTTaactcttgaactgcactgttggttaagggtttgtaagtaagcatttcacggtaaggtctacacttgtattcggcgcatgtgacatatacagtttgatttgattctatGGCCAGTTGTCCTGTGAAACAGACCTGGACCGCTATCTGGAGTCTCAACTCCCTGTGGCGCTTGTATAACAGAGATGCCCATAGTCATCAACACAATGGGCTGGGTCAAAGGTCACGCCATATTCTTGGCAACCTGGGGAAAAAACAGCTACATTTGTCCCAAGCTGCCATGTTCATGTTTCACCCAATCCTCAAAAAGGAGGGAAACAAGCACACATGTCAACAAATAAATAATGCATAGTAATAATGCGTAGTAATTaatacttttttgttgttgaattcttCATACTGACCTGTTGACATGTGTCTGCCTCTTCAGGTTTTGGCTTTCAGTTGCTGGTGGACATCATTTGCCTCTGCTCCGTCTCTCACGTGGTGCAGCTCAGTAGTGGGGATAAAGTCATGTGCCCCCAACTCACCCCTGAGGTCATCACATGGCTGGCAGACACACCCTCCTgcccagtcagccctgggggagGGCAACTCTGAATCCCATCCTCTCCAGTGGAGATACTCTATTCAGTATTCACCCAGAGTTTGAAGGTGTGGGGCGCCCGGGCGAAATGTAAGAGTCCCAACAAGACAACAGCTTTCTTGGTTGCCATGGATATGGATATTAATTTTTCTGCTGAAGGAAGATACTTGCCATTTTATTTGGAGAAAAGACAAACCCACTCTGCACTTGCCAGTATCACTTGTTCATTAAGCTGATATATAAGCCTTTGTCAGAGATTTTCTTGCCCTACTTCTCTGAGTTCACCCCATCCAGAGgtccttctcctccaatgggttttgaggaaGGAggcgaggagtatgcaattgaggatctccctctgttctcagcAGGTGTCCTTTGGGGGTGTGGACATGGCACGTGATCTGTACACCTGTAGCTCCCTCAGTCCTCCGTCAGGTCAACGGTCTTCTGTTGTGTGCTGTCACACTGCCCAACATCCTCCTCACAGGACAGGTAAGACAAAAGGATACATCCCAAACACTAAGTAATCTAAACACTGCGTGCAGTGTCGTACTCTCCGCTCCTCAATCATCTGTAAGATGTCTTTGTTTGACTTTGACACTCAAATATAAATTATTATTAAACATATGcataaaaaactgaaaaatcaCAACTGCCAAACCCAACCATTCAAATATTGCAGGCCTGTCCTGTTCCTCTCCATCGGTGTCAGCTTTTGCTATCAGGTTATTTTGGTTCAGTCACTCATTCTTGCTACATATTCTTGCTTTATCTTAGTCCACATCCTCTTTCTGTTACAGACAAGAATTGTGGGAGAGCCTCCCTACGTCACAATAGACTACAACTTTGAGCTAACCGGGGCTGGGAAGATTCACGTCTTCAAGGGGCTTGCAAGACCTGACCAGATGAATAACGCAAAGTGATTGTTTTTGTGAGAAGAGACTATGGTTTCACAGCAAGAAATCTGATTTTTTTTTACCTTCCTTGTTTACTGACTTTAAACACCAAGGCCAGAGTCTCTCTTTCCCTTGCTTTCTCTTATCGCTCCTGTTTCATCAGAAGTTGGAAATAGGCCTAAATAAAACAATTTCATGTCTTTCGTTTCCTAGGTGTAAGATCTTTTCTTGTCCTGAAGGGGGCATTTTAAGTAACCTCATAAATTCATACCAGAGTGGTTCATACAGTAAAGGAGTATATACGAGGTTTGTTGCCTTTTGGTGCCCTGATGAGGGCAGTGTTGTTCAGGTTTATATTTCAAGTTTATCAAGCCCAGCTCGTACAGTTAGTTGTATAGTAAATTAGATTTTATAGGCTGCTGCACAAGACTGTGTGTATGGATGGACACAGTTTCGGAGCATCATGACGAACGCACACATTTTGTTGTCTGCGCGGAcatgtttcaagttttattagtcgtatgtacaggacACATGGTATGCACCGTCCAAACTAAATGcatacttgcaggttccttcttgaCAATACaagaataagaaataataaactaagaatacgaacataaagtaaatggctcagtagaatagaataaacatcttagcataagtataatacatTAAGGCACAATTTAaagtccaatatttacacgtgttttGGGAAGGGGGATTGGGGgcaagtgtttaaattgtgcagtatttagcAATCATAAGTATGTTAGAAACAGTTGTGATTTGTGTTTAGCATGAATGTCTGCATTTACACAAGCAGCCAAATGTTGATTTTTTTCcccccactaattggtcttttgaccaatcacatgatcttttcacatcagatttttttcagagctgatctgattggtcgaaAGACCAattagtaaaaataaaataaattggtctgcctgtgtaaacgcagtgtgtgtgtatatacagtggggagaacaagtatttgatacactgactattttgcaggttttcctacttacaaagcatgtagaggcctgtaatttttatcataggtacacttcaactgtgagagacggaatctaaaacaaaaatccagaaaatcacattgtatgatttttaagtaattaatttgcattttattgcatgacataagtatttgacacatcagaaaagcagaacttaatatttggtacagaaacctttgtttgcaattacagagatcgtacgtttcctgtagttcttgaccaggtttgcacacactgcagcagggattttggcccactcctccatacagaccttctccagatccttcaggttccggggctgtcgctgggcaatacagactttcagctccctccaaagattttctattgggttcaggtctggagactggctaggccactccaggaccttgagatgcttcttacggagccactccttagttgccctggcttgTGTGTTTCGGATCGTtatcatgctggaagacccagccacgacccatcttcaatgctcttactgagggaaggaggttgttggccaagatctagcgatacatggccccatccatcctcccctcaatacggtgcagtcgtcctgtcccctttgcagaaaagcatccccaaggaatgatgtttccacctccatgcttcacggttgggatggtgttcttggggttgtactcatcctttttccttcaaacacggcgagtggagtttacaccaaaaagctctatttttgtctcatcagaccacatgaccttctcccattcctcctctggatcatccaaatggtcattggcaaacttcagatggcctggacatgcgctggcttgagcggggggaccttgcgtgcgctgcagaattttaatccatgacggcgtagtgtgttgctaatggtttt
It includes:
- the LOC135572575 gene encoding polynucleotide 5'-hydroxyl-kinase NOL9-like isoform X2, which gives rise to MAGRHTLLPSQPWGRATLNPILSSGDTLFSIHPEFEGVGRPGEMCPLGVWTWHVICTPVAPSVLRQVNGLLLCAVTLPNILLTGQTRIVGEPPYVTIDYNFELTGAGKIHVFKGLARPDQMNNAK
- the LOC135572575 gene encoding polynucleotide 5'-hydroxyl-kinase NOL9-like isoform X1, coding for MAGRHTLLPSQPWGRATLNPILSSGDTLFSIHPEFEGVGRPGEIRCPLGVWTWHVICTPVAPSVLRQVNGLLLCAVTLPNILLTGQTRIVGEPPYVTIDYNFELTGAGKIHVFKGLARPDQMNNAK